The Choloepus didactylus isolate mChoDid1 chromosome 13 unlocalized genomic scaffold, mChoDid1.pri SUPER_13_unloc1, whole genome shotgun sequence genome window below encodes:
- the LOC119524803 gene encoding olfactory receptor 14A16-like yields the protein MTENFTNMSIITEFMLMGFPDDWLVQRLYATLFLLIYLASVMGNLLIITLTTIDQHLQVPMYFFLKNLSLIDICFISATAPKSIMNTLTNTNSISFLGCAMQLYLVLVFGGTEFALLIVMSFDRYAAICHPLHYEAIVHRDACVEMVTASWLSGLVYGSIHVAGTFSVSFCGSNILHQFFCDVPSLLTLACSGEHILEDAFIILSCCFAFVCFILMVVSYVHIFSTVLRIPTAKGRIKTFSTCLPHLTVVTLFLFSGITTYLAKKFKSSSLKLLMSVLYTVLPPTLNPLIYSLRNKDIQMALGKVIADKHAK from the coding sequence aTGACTGAGAATTTTACCAACATGTCTATCATAACAGAATTCATGCTCATGGGATTCCCTGATGACTGGTTGGTACAGAGACTCTATGCCACACTCTTCCTGCTCATCTACCTGGCATCAGTGATGGGGAATCTCCTCATTATCACCCTCACTACAATTGACCAGCATCTCCAAGTTCCTATgtatttcttcctgaagaacttgTCCTTGATTGATATCTGCTTCATCTCTGCCACTGCCCCTAAATCCATCATGAACACTCTGACCAACACCAATTCCATCTCCTTCCTAGGATGTGCCATGCAACTTTATCTTGTTCTTGTTTTTGGTGGTACAGAGTTTGCCCTCTTAATAGTGATGTCCTTTGACCGCTATGCTGCCATCTGCCATCCTTTGCACTATGAGGCTATCGTGCATAGAGATGCCTGTGTGGAGATGGTAACAGCATCATGGCTCAGTGGATTGGTCTATGGTTCCATTCATGTAGCAGGTACATTCTCtgtcagtttctgtgggtccaaTATATTGCATCAATTCTTCTGTGATGTTCCATCACTTCTTACACTTGCTTGTTCTGGGGAACATATTTTAGAAGATGCATTTATTATCCTTAgctgttgttttgcttttgtgtgttttattttaatggttgTTTCTTATGTTCACATTTTTTCCACTGTTCTAAGAATCCCAACTGCAAAGGGcagaataaaaactttttcaACCTGCCTGCCCCACCTCACTGTGGTGACCTTGTTCCTATTTTCAGGGATTACTACATATTTAGCAAAAAAATTCAAATCTTCCTCACTGAAATTGTTGATGTCTGTGCTTTACACTGTGTTACCCCCTACCCTTAATCCTCTCATCTATAGCCTGAGGAACAAGGACATCCAGATGGCATTAGGAAAAGTGATAGCtgataaacatgcaaaataa